The Candoia aspera isolate rCanAsp1 chromosome 13, rCanAsp1.hap2, whole genome shotgun sequence genome includes the window CCCCCGCCGCTCTTCCCGCCGCCCTACGGCTTCCCCGCTGCCGCGTTCGGCTTGTGTCCCAAAAAGCAGGAAGACTCACTGGGCGGGGCCGGCGGCGGCGATCCGAGCAAGGCCGGCGCCCTGACGCAGGGCATGTTCTGGGGACCGCCGCAGCCgccgcagccgccgccgccgccgcagcagcCCAGCGCCGCCGCCAAGGAGGGCGGCGTCTACCCTTCCTTCCCCATGTTCTGGCCGGCCTCCGGGAGCCTCCCCGTGCCGCCCTATCCCGCCCAGAGCCAAGCCAAAGCGGCCGCCACAGCCGTGGTggtcgctgccgccgccgccgccgccgccgccgccgccgaacCGCTGGGACTCCGCGGCCCGGGCCACGTGGACCTGGAGGGCTCCGAGCCGTCGGGCAGCGAGCGGAGCAGCGCCACCCCGCAGGAGGGCTCCGGCGCTGCCGAGGGAGAGCGCTGCCCCAGCGCCCTCTCCAGAGCCGCGGCAGCCGTCGGGGAGGAGGACCGCTCCGGCGACGAGGCCCTGCTGGCGCCGCTGCCGCTCCCCAGAAAGGGAAGCTACCTCTCGGCCTTCCGCCCGGTCGTGAAGGACGCCGAGAGCATCGCCAAACTCTACGGGACCAGGGAGGCCTACGCCGGCCCTCGGGGCTGCCCGGGCTACCTCTCCCCGGACTTCCTCAGTGAGGGCAGCTCCAGCTATCGCTCCCTCTCCCCCGGGAACGAAACGGTGGGCGAGCCGGAGGTGGACGTGGAGTCGAACCGCTTCGCGGAGGACGAAGACGAGGAGGACGAGGCGCCTGTCGGAGACATTCAGCagtccccgccgccgccgccgccgccgccgctgctcttGCCCGAGGCGGAGGAGTCTCTAGCAGCAGCCGCGGGAGGAGGCCTGGCAGCGGTGGAGAAGGCGGCGGAGCCGGAGGAGAGTCCCTCAGAGAGGACCAGCAGCCGGGGTGGCTACGAGGTGCGCGGGGTAGCGGGAGGGGAAGGAGCAAGGTAAGGGAGGGCCTGAAACTCGGTCGGGAGGCAGCGCTGATTCCTGCCGCGTGTGCAGAGTGGGAAGGGGACGGCGGAGGCCTGGTCTGGCCACGCCAGACGCTTCTCACCGGCCCGCGGGAGGCCGCTTGTTTTGCCTTCTCTTCCCTCTGGAAAGAGAGACGCTTCCCTTGGCTGGGGTAGGACGCCAGGCCGAATCACACGGGGCACCCTCCCTCCACGCTCAGTACACCTGCGGGGCCCAGCATAACAGTTGCTTTGTGCGCGCGCGTGTGCgcgcgcctttgagtcagtgttctcctggggactgcctggacaagtccctgcagttttcttggcgaggattttcagaagtggtttgccattgcctccttcccagggctgagagagggggactggcccaaggtcacccagccggcttcgtacccaaggcgggactagaactcaccgtctcccagtttctagcctggtactgtaccttaaccattacacaagACCGCCTCTCTAGCAAGGGTTTAAAGAGGCAATTTCTCCAGCAGCCGAAGGGGAAACCTCTCTGCCCGCGTTACTTCCCCCAGCCTCCGCCGAATGGGGGGTGGGTGTCTTCTACCTGCTCCTCGGCGGAGGGGCCTTTCAGTACCACGAACAGCTCCCGCCTCAGCCGGCTGCGGGAATCCGTGGTGGGGGCAGAGAAGGAGAGCCGTGGTGAGCTGCCTCAGGGGAGACCTCCAAGCAAACCGACCCCGCACCCGTCGCTCTTTAAAATGCAGCTGTTTTTAACTGGCTTGCATTGAAAAAGTGAGGCGAGGCAGCCGAGCTGAATTTGTGCAGCAACTCTGCGGTGGGGCGGGCGGACGAGTGCGGGCTGAGGGCAGGTTCCAAAGCCTGCGAAGAGAATTGGGCGAGGGGTAGccgagggaggggaggggaggggaggggaggggaggatacCCAAGCAGGCTGGGGAGAGGAGGGCGAGAGCGACGCCGGATCCGGGTTTTGTACAGCTCAGACAAACAAATCAGGGCATTAAACAGCCCTTGGGCTGTCTCGCTTTGGCGCCCACTTACAGGATGGaggtgtgtgtgaaagagaactCTTCTCTCCCTATCTGAGCGGAGCCTCTTTCCTGCCCCTTAGCTCCGTTCTGGCCATCTGCGGGTGGTTGGGACCCAAAGCATAGCCGCCCCCGCCTCTGCCCGGAAGCCGCCCAGCTTCCTCCACCCATCGAATTTCCAGCTGTTCGCGTTTGAACGCGGGGAATTTGAAGCCAGTTCCGGAGAACTGAGAGGAAGAGAGCCTAAACCCGGATCACTCGTCGGAGCGGATTGAAACGAGGGGGACTTTTAATACTGAAGAGGCTCTTCAGTGTTCCACTTCCTTCGAACTGCGGAAGGGTCCTTTTCGCCGGAGAACCAACATAATATCCTTAATTTAGACAGACATCTCCTGTACTAAGACCCCCTTCCTAGACGGAGAAGAAACTGGGGAGGAGGGAAAAGCCAGTGAAGGTCGGGGGGTTTTTCTTTCCACCGAATTGCCGAAAACGGCTCAGAGGCAGCTCCGAAGAGCAAGCGGTCCCCGGTTTGGCCTCCCTTCGAGCGAGGAGCATCTGAGTTCGTCTTCTTCGTGTCCTCAGATTCCCGGCCGTGGTGGGACTTCCCGGGGCTCCGCGCGAGAGGGCCGCGAGTCCTGGGATGCGGAGGTAAATTCTGGATCGGCCGGTCGGCCAACCGCTCTGTCGAGCCAAGCTCTCTGCCCTTTCCTTTGCAGGCCTATCCTTCGGGGAGGGAGGAGTGTCCGCAAGCGCTCAAAGCCGGCGCCTCCCTGGGCCCACCCATCGCCCCCTATCTCTGCGACCCGGAGAAAAACGGTACGAATGAGCCGTAAGATTGACACCTCCGTGCTGGGCGGGGGAGGAAAGGACGGGGCTGGCAAGAGAAGCCCCCGCCCCCGGTCCGGAGGCCTGACCTTTCCTGGCGAGAGCTGGCCTCCCCGGGAAGCGCGGGGTCTTCCAGGCCCAATGCCGCCCGCCACGGTCGATTAGGGCTCCTTGTTTCCGGTTTCCTCATGGACTCCCCCTCTTTCCTTTGCCTGTATCTCGAGGGGAGGGAACGCGCGCCCCTTACTAGTCTTGCGGCCCGGGCCTTGCCCCGAACTCCCCCCCATCTGCTCGGGTGCCTTCTCGCGGGAAGGGCTGCCCTTGCGCCAGGCCAGGCGGGGCTGCTGGGGAAaagggccgggccgggcggggcggggcggggcggcggaGCTAACAGCCCCTGGAGCTGCGGCGAGCGTTTTCCCAGGGCGGGCGGGCAGGCCTTTCTGAGGCCTCCGCTCTGACTGCTGTGGCTGAGGCGGCTCCCGCTCAGCCCCCTTGCCTTGGCCTGAAAGCCGCCCCCTTGGCTCCCAGACCCAGACCACGAAGACAATCACTCGGCCGCGGAGGATGTGGAGAGCAGGAAGCCCTCCCCAAGCCAAAGGAGCGTCTCGCAGTCCAGCCCGACTCACGCCGAGCGAGGTAAAGGGCGGCGGGTCCCGGTCGGCCCTTGGTGGGGGGACGGCGGGCCGACTTTGTAGAAACGCCAGAGTGAGTCGCTGGGCGGGCAGAAGCCCCAGGCAGAACAGCCAGGGCCGGCCAAGGGGGCCAGGCTGACACAAAGCTGGGCATGGGGTTATTGTGGGGCGCAGCCAGCAAACGGGGTTAATCCAAAACAGGAAACTAAGTTAAGTACAGGCAAGCGGGCCTTTGAATTCGGCAACGGATGCCGGGACCCCGAGTCAAAAAGCCGCCTGCTGAGAGAAGGGGCCGCTGGCACGTCCGCAAGCGGCTGCGGAGCCTTTCCGGCAGCCTGAAACCCGCGCTCCGGCTGGAGGGAGGGGGGCTTTCCTTCGCGGGGAGGAGGTCTGCCTAAGGGCTCGCGGAGGTGTGCGTGGAAAGGCGGGGGTGGCGGCGGCGGGGAGGCTCTCGAGGTTACTGAAGGAGTGCCAACAGGATTGACCAGGCTGTcgggggatgatgggagctgtagtacCGCAGCCTCGGAATGGTCATGTCAGCCGTCTAAATTCCCTGGGTCGAAGCAGTGCTCGGACGCATGTTCCGCGGGCCTTAACGGCAGCGAGTACACACTTCGCGTGGGTGCTCCAATTCGGACGTAGCTGTAGACACGCTTGTTAGTCCTCTCGTGTTATCCTGTTTGTTTTCCTCCGAACAGTCGCCGAGAGAGGGCGGGGGGAGAGAACTGCAGGGATTCATCTTGTAGAGACCCAGCCCTTTGGCCACTAGCTCAGCCAGGCGAAACAGCCGCCCCTTTTTGGAAGAGACGACTTACCGCCCCGCATCTCGATTCCCAGCAACGGCGACTGTTCCGCTTGGGCAGCGGGGGCGGTGGGGGCCGAGGAGGGCGAGGCTCCCTTGCGGCAAATCAGGCGACTGAAAGGGCCTCGTCGGGTCGGCCTGCCTGGCACCCTCCCCGCTGCTTTATCGTTTCGGCGGCCCGTTTTCCTGCCAGGATCCGCGGGGCCTTGAGGGCAGTAGAGGTTTTGCAGTCACTTGCCTTCCACCTTCCGCCGGCTCAGCTCGGGTTTTCTCAGCAGCAGGCCTTCCTCGACGGAAGCCCGTGGTCTCCTCTGGACATAGCCAAAGCAGACCGGGGACAGCGGGCGAGTGGTTCGGCCCTTCAGGAGTTTCCCTGGGCTCCTGGGCGAGAAAGTGGCGTTTTTCCCCGGGGAGCTTTGCGTCTTTGGCGATGGAGAAGTCTTGGATGCGCGCTGAGACATTCCTACGTGCAGCTTCCCGAAGGGGTCTCCTTGGTAGCCCGGCAGGGGCTCTTCTCTTCTGGCGGTCCCGCTCCTTGAATTCGCAGCCATCTCTCCTGCCTGTTCCCGGGCCCGGTGGCATACCCCTTCATGGCCATCACACCGGTCCACGAGGGCTGAAGGGCCCCGGAAGAAGGGGGCGGGGAAAGGGTCTCTCTGAGCGGAGGAAACCCGGAGCTCCGTTTgacagagggagaaggaaaaagggCCCCGCGGATCGAGGGCGGTCCTGTCGGATTGCCGCGCGATGAGCCCGCTCCCATTCTGTTAGTGGGGAAGGAAACATCGAGGTCCCGCAGCAGATTTCGAAAGACCGGGATGGGCGGCGGGGGGCGGGCAGGGAGCAGAAGTAGGATAAAGGGTGATTTGTTCTGACAGGTATCAGTGGACTCTGACTCCTGAGACTTGTTCCAGAATCCAAATCGTTTCCTTCGTTTATCCTGCTTGTGCACACCACCCCAATAACTGGCGTTTTCTTGTGCCAGATGACAAAGTTATTTAAGGCACAACAAGCcgaaaaaaacaagagaaagggtAAAATTCTTTTAGTAGGATCGAGCAAATGGAAGATCAGAATTTACTGCCTACCTGGGTAAACAACTTTATGCAAAGCCCAGGaagagtaagcaaaagaaattagagGCAGAATTCGGTTCTACAGGAGCCCTTAGGTCTGCTTGGAGGAAGTGGGGGGATAAAGAACGGGGAAGAGGACTAGGCTAGTGAGGGCCCGTTCACACGTGAATGGATCCATACTTGACGTCATGTGAAGCTACAGCCGTCCTACAATGATCCCCCGTTCTGAACCCCGTAGGAGCGAAGAGGGCTGATAGGGAGTGCCTTCTCCGGGCTCCCCTCGCCCTGCGGCGTCTCTCGTAGAGTTCCTGTCAACGCCGACGCGGCCTTCTCCCTCGCGGGGGGCGGAGCAGGGGACCCCCGGGAGGGATCGAGATTCGGGacttctctcctttcttcctaGGCGAGGAAGTGACCCTCCTCGACGTCACCGGGACTCAGTTGGGAGAGAAAGACCTCGGCGCTCTGGCAAGAGGTAGGGGTGTCGGGGAAGGGGCGTCGGGATTTGGGGTGGAAGGCAGAGGATGGTCCTCAGGGGCGCCAGCCCTGTGTGCGGCGGCCGCTGGGCAGAAGTCCCCAACCCGCTCAGGAGGGCCGTCTGAAGAAAGCGAAGGGAAGCAACTTTTCGTCTAGACCACTTCCCGCCCCTCTCCAAGCCCACGCAATCCAGAGCAGCCTCCGCGCTGCCCCACTCGAAAAGGAGAATGGAGGGGAAAGCTTTCCAAAGGATTGGGGCAGTTCTGCTTGCTATGCCGCCTTAAGTTTGGTTAACTTTTCCTGCTTCCGGCACCTCTGCGCGTCCATTAAGCGAAAGGCCTTTTTGCTCCAAGGAACCAGCAGCCCCCTCTGTGCCCACCCTTCCTTCCCTGCTCTGGAGCTGGAGACACCCATCTGCCTCCCTGAATGAGAGGCTTAATCCCAGGCTTTGGCCCCTTGCTCCGCGATTCATTCTGCTCGCTTTCTGTTGTAACCGCTGACCTTGGCTggcctcaaaaagctaagcagggtcagacttcggataggagaccaccaggagacctGGGAACTTTAGGATCGTAAAGAAACACCCCAGAAGAAGACTTCCATAGTGTTCTTGAAGTCATCAGAAGTTGGGCTCAAGTCAAGGGAGTTTACTTTTTAAAGAGTCTTGGCACTTAAGCTGCTTTGGGCTACAGAGTTTAAGGGTGGAGGCAAACTGCAAGAAGAGAGGGTAGCAAAAGCGGGGGGGGGTGTTTTGCAAGTCTCAGAGCAGGAGACAATGTCTTTTCTGAGCAGGACCGGGGATCGTAAGTTGGATCTCAGGGGTCCCTAGGAGGCTCTTGGGATGGTTTGCCCCATCCACTATTCTAGCTCCAGAGTGGTTGAAAAGTTGGTGGCTCAGGTATCACAGAAACTCAGATTTTTGGAGCCcagttggggtgggtgggtgagctAAGCTCTAATAATGAATGCCCTGAGGAGTACCGTTTGACGTGGGTGGGTTCAGATTGTCCTACCATTTGCAGATGAATGCCAGGCCTGTGCAGTTCCTTCTTCTTgggatatacagtagtttgctttttaaaaggagTCCCCATGagacaaggaaagaaaaggagaaccccttccccccacccccgccccgtGAAGGTCTAGCTATACTGTAtaacaacctttctcaaccttttgaccccagaggaacccttgaaatatttttcaggcctcggggaacccctgcacagtcaggctcaaagataggccagaagttaccaaattgtTTCATgggtatatatgcatgaacagtgttcataaactaaaaataaaggatgaaactgacctctttaatgtcaagttgcccgaatttgaaatattttttaaataaatcgtgatctcccagggaacccctggtgacctctcacagaacccgagggtgccatggaatgctggttgagaaactctgcagtccagagcagtgtttctcagccttgccaactttaagctgaatggatttcaactcccagaattccgcagccagcatgccaaatgccaaggctgagaaacactggtatagaggtAGCCATAAGGAAGGCCCCTCTCCAACCCGGTTGGGCTCTTGGTGAACGCATGGGCAAATTCAGGGAGTTTCCTGTCAATAATTTGGAAGGGAACTGACACTGCTTTGGGAGGaatatcccccccccttttttttacaaTCTAGCCTATAGTTCTAGCAATTCCAGATGGTCTCTCGTCTAAGGATAAATCCTTCTAACCCTGCTTGGCTTTTCCAGATCAGCTGAGGTCCGCTGACTGCCTATAGATATCAATATGCATCTCTATAGGCAGGTGGaaattctttatctcttttaaTTGAGGTGAGGCATTTACAGTCTCCTACATGGGAAAGATGCCTCCATTTCAGGGACGCCTTAGCAGATCTCTCCACCCCAAACCGCACCCCACCCCGAACTACCAACGCTCCTTCCAAGACgctttttcccctcccccaacagACGAGTTGCAAAGACTCCTCCAGGAGCAGATGGATCTCAGGAAGAAATTGGAACGGGAATTTCAAAGCCTCAAAGGTACCTTCCGCATCCTCTCGCGGGCTGCTCAGAAAACGCCGCCCCCTTCTTAGGCTTTTCCGAAATGGCCCCTCACGCCTGCGCTGAGTGGGATCCGATCCTGGCTGCCAGGCTGCGAAATGGCGGCTTTTCGGAGCGGGGGCGGCGGGGAAGGAGTTGGTCCCGACGCCCCGAAGGCGGAAAGCCGCGCGCCTCGCCTGGGCTCAGCCCCGGGCCAACGGGGACTGGGGAGCAAGGGGAGAGTCGAGCCCGTCCCTCCGATGGAGGGGGAGGCGACTTGCACCCACCCTCGACGACCCGCCGCTCTCCGATCACTGGGTCAACCGCGACTGGTGTCCGGCGCAGCGCAGCGCTACTTTCGCATATGCTAAGCCTTGGTTTAGTGCTGGGTGAACCGAGCCTGTTTAGTTTGGTTAGAGTTTCCTGGGCTGTGCCACCCAGAAAATGGGGTCCTGCCCACCTCAGGCACTTGGGTACCTGTTGGGCTTGCTTTGAAGCCAAACCGCCGGATCCAGCCTTTCTCTTGCTCTCCAGGGCAGGGCTGGTGGGGGTGGAGGCGAATCTGGCGAAAGGAAGAGGGCGCCCCTTCCCTCCTGGACAAGGACCCGGAGCGCCTCCCAGGAGGTTGGGGTGTTCTTCCCGCTCCCAGTCTCTGCAGGGTTTAGTCGAGGCCCTCGAGGGGCGAGGGAGGCCCTGCTTTGCTGAACTGGCCGATCCCTCCGGCGGGCCGCGGCCTCGGCCCTTACGGCTTCACAAGGCCCGGAGAGGAAGAGCCTCCACTCCGCTGGGAAGCGAAGTCGGATCGGCCCATAACCTGGGTctttgggggggggcgggaaaAATAACCTTGCCCGGCCCCAGCACGGAGGTTCCCCATTGAAAGGACGGTTCGGATTGGAAATGGCTGGATGGATCCATGGTTTCCATTCAGGTCGGTAAACCGAACTGTTTAAAAGAAAACGCGAGTTTCGCGGTTTCCGGATGGTGGCTCCCCCCGGCCGCTGCCCCCTTGACTTCCAAGGAGGAACAACGCCCGGCGGCGCGGACCGGGAGAGTCTCCCAGTCTGCCAATGTGTCCGTCGGCGAACTCTGCAGGCGGCGGCTCAGGGTCCGGCGCTCGTCGGAACGGCTTCTGGCAGCTGCCCTGGACCGCCGGCCCGTCATTCCAGGCAGCCCGGCTCTGGCGTCGACTACCGGGCTGCAGGGCGGGCGCCGGGGAAAGGAAGCCTGCTTGGCCAGCCTCAGGCCGGAGCAGGGCGCTGGGGCACGGCTTTGCTCCGATGAATCGCGATCGCAGCCCGCGAGGCTCCGCGGGGGCGCCTTCCACGCCCCAACCTGCGGCTGCGGGGCTGCCTGACTGCCGCGTTCCAACGCCCCTCCCCGCTGCCCGCAGATAACTTCCAGGACCAGATGAAGCGGGAGCTGGCCTACCGCGAGGAGATGGTGCAGCAGCTGCAGATCGTGCGCGGTGAGGACGACGGGGCGGGCGGGCAGGCCGGGCCGGGTGCATTCCTGCCGGCTTCGCAGTCCGGAGGGAAGAGGGGGGGGGgcgcgcggggggggggcgcAGAGGGCCGATCCCTTGCTGGCCTCTCCCGAGCCCGTCCTGTCCTCCGCAGATACCCTGTGTAACGAACTCGACCAGGAACGGAAGGCCCGCTACGCCATTCAGCAGAAACTCAAAGGTGGGTGACTTTACAGGGCGCCCTAGCATCAACGTCGTCGGATCTTGAAGTCGAGTCAGATGCGAGTCCGGCTCGACTGGCTAGCCATGCAGGGCAATAAGATACTGGCAGAAATCGTTTCTGGCCCTCTTGGCCATACGAAGTAGCCTAACCTGGTGTCTGAGACCATCCCCCGCTCTGGCAGGACGGGCCGGCCCTGAAAGCCTGGTCGGGACTGATGCTTGCCAACTGCAGCTTGTTCTGCGAGCGCAGCTGCTGGCTCCTTAACTCACCTGCTCGAGCATCTTGTGCGGAATCTGCCGTGGGACTTCAGGAACCCTCACGGCCTCCGGAGAGCCAGATAACGAGTCTCCTGCACTCCTCGCAGAAAAGCAGTCAAATCCGAGGCGGGGAGGGAAGTCCGACTGGATCCCACTCGACTTGGGGCCACGTTGGATTCGCCCCTCCTAGGCCTTAGCCTCTTCTGGTCCCCCAGCCGTGGTCTCCGGCGTCGCTTACTCCCCTTGGAACCAGCCAGGGACGAGCCAGACCGCGGAACCGGCCCTGCTGCCTTTTgtaccccgccccgccccgccccatcCCGTCCCATCTGTTTGGACGGGGCAGGAGGGAAGGGAGCGGTGCCTCTCAGGGGTTGTGGAAGAGTGTTCTCAAGGTTCCAGGAGGGTATTTGGCCCAGCTCTGGACACGAGACTAATACCATTACAGGAAAATCTTTGTCTGACTCAGAAAAACAGCACTGGTCACTCTAAGTTGCAGGGGTGCCTGCAGGGTACGACCAAAATAGTCATGATGGCCTGTTGGCGGAGCTTCCATCGCACCGTCGCGGgcgccatcatgacttttttgaccataaccTGGGGAGGGTCCCTGCAGTTGGATGATCTGGAAGCAGAACTCGTTAGTTcctggatgggacaccaccaggaaggCCCAGGGCATTGGCTGGATCATATATTCcgggaaaagggaaagagaaatccCTTTCGTGGTACCGCTACGGAATCGACCTCGACTCGAGGGAGGCTTGACCAGGGCAGCGGCTGTTCCGGGGAGAGGGGCGCTGGGCGGGGTTGAGGGCAGGGCTCTTTGCTGGGCTGGCCTCCTCCTGGGCTGaccgcggggcgggggggggggctcccctGCCGCCCGGCGTGACGGCCCCTCTTCTGTCGCTTCCTCTCGCAGAGGCCCACGATGCGCTGCACCACTTTTCCTGCAAGATGCTGACCCCTCGCCACTGCGCCGGCAACTGCTCCTTCAAGCCCCCCTTGTTGCCCCAGTGAGAACCCCGTGGCCGAGGGGGTGCCCCGCGCCCCTCTCAAGAAACCTTGGACGGGTAGGAGCGTCAGCAAGACTCAAGGTCTGTCCGAATCCAGCAGAGACTCGTGTAAATAGACCGAGGAGGAGCGCATTCAGAGTGACTTTTCCCCGGCCGTGTAAATAGAAGCTGTGCCGGATTGGATCGGGACCTTGAAGGCGAGCTCAGAGACTGCagaggggtggggatggggggagtGGCAGGAAGGCGGGGCAGACCCACCCGGCTCTCCGGGCCCGGcgtctctctccccacccctccgGCTTTGGCGTCCCCGCTGTCTGCCCTGgctctgggggcggggggaggggtcGCTCCGGGACCCCCTCCGAGGGGCGATGTGCAATGGATAGAAGCGTGGTGTGCGTTTTCccgcctttctctctctcttactccAACCTCTACCGAGTTTTTTAAATCGATTTGTTTCTGGCTTAATTGACGACGTCCGTTTCCTTCCCCTCTTGTAAACGGTTGATGTAGCACAGCACTTTAAAGGCGGGGCGGCGATTGGCCCCAGCCGGGCTTGGGCGGCTCCCAAAGGGACCCCAAAGGCACAGCCCACCGCCTCGGACTGGGGGGGTTGTCCCACCCGAGAAAATTCCAGCCTGCTGTCAGGTGGTTTATGGGCCCTCCCCAGTTTCGTTTCGTTTTAATAAAAACCGACTTTGAGCCAATCGCCTCGGCGCGCCTGGGAGCCTCCGCTTGAGCCGCGCGGCCGCCCTCGGGAAGGACGAAGCTTTAGGCGCAGGACCCACCGAGCCCTTTGCCGCAGCGCAAAACCGGCACTCCTGCGGGGCAGAACCGCGCCGCCTCGCCTCGCCGGGGCCCCGCAGTAGCGCCCGGATGAAGAGGAGCCCGCCTCGTGAGAACGCAGCCTTCGCTGCAAGCGTGGGGGACGGGCGAGGCACTCGCGCCCCCACCCCGCGTCAGGCCGGACCCTCCCGCCTCTGCAGGGGGGGACCTCCGCTCGTGACCCCGCGCGCTTCTCTCCGCCGGTGACCCCCGCGCTGGATCCGAAGGAAAGGCGCCCGAAAGGCCGGGCCAAGGCGGAGGGTTCTTCCTGGGCGCAGCGCTCGGACCGGCCCCGACTGCCGCCCGGGCCAGAGCTGCTCCACCCGCGCTTTCCTTTGAAGGCTGCCGGCCCGCCCGGAGGGCCCCGCCTGCAGGTAGCGACCCCAGCGGGGTTGAGGGCTCCCCAGAGGGTGGGTGTCGCCCCGGTCCCTCTCGGCGCCCGCTCCTCCCCCGCCTCAGGCAGCTCTGCCCACGCGCGCGGGTCCCGCGGGCCTCCTTCCTGGGCCAGGCCTCCAACCGCTGCTTCTCTTCCTGGACAACCGCTGGATCCCTGCATTTTCTCGGGTTGGGGAAAGAAGTTGGGGGGGGTGAAACTGTTGGGGGTTGCCTACGGGAGTTTCCCCCCTGCAAGCGGTGGATGTTGGGCAAAGGAGGTGAGGGGAAGGCAATTCCGGGCGATTGACAGCTCCGCGGAATGGGAGCTGGGCCTGCGGCACCCGGAGAGATGGCTGGCTGGCGGGCTGCAACCTGTTTTCTCCACCCTTTCTTCAAATGGGTGTCCCTCTGGCCACCAAAAAGAAAAGCCTGGAAGGGGCCCTAGATAGACGGAAGTTTTCCAGGGAGTGGTGCTGCagaggggtgggagggagagatgCCCCAGGGCCCCAAATCTTCGCAAATTATATCCAGGTTCTGCCCTTTGGGGGAGGGGCAACAAGGGGAAGGGCAGGAGAACCAGCCATCCAGAGTGTGTGGGGAGAGCAGACCTCACCATGCGTGTTGGGCCATAAAGCTGTGCCTGCTGGAATCAAAGGCAAttcttacagttttatattttagagtcaAATTGTTCACCTTGAGACTTTGGGAAAGAAAGAAGTGAATGTGTGGTTCTGAGAAAAAGAGGGTGGAAAAAGCACCCTGATGTCTGTGCCATCAAACACAATGCAGAGCTCGATGTTCACCAAATAACCCTTTGCT containing:
- the SKOR1 gene encoding SKI family transcriptional corepressor 1 → MVVLSGAFPKEPDRDPWLRQAHSPASLPPVFLCLERLLGRLPGGGGGLGCGRGTFADSGRQATAAAPAQDGGGGRPELQPSCPRRRLSSWPRASLSASPASSFFAGVRPPAAEMEPLAAASQLGAGRESGSSSSSSASSSSSSSPHSKQELQPYAGSSPLKPNQVGETSLYGVPIVSLVIDGQERLCLAQISNTLLKNYSYNEIHNRRVALGITCVQCTPVQLEILRRAGAMPISSRRCGMITKREAERLCKSFLGEHKPPKLPENFAFDVVHECAWGSRGSFIPARYNSSRAKCIKCSYCSMYFSPNKFIFHSHRTPDAKYTQPDAANFNSWRRHLKLSDKGATDDLSHAWEDVKAMFNGGTRKRTFSLQGGAGGGAGGSSAAKSSLHPPPPSPADLAPVHKSLRCSGGADDPPGAERGGLGLPAGVHGPAAAAVRSYPVIPVPSKGFGMLQKLPPPLFPPPYGFPAAAFGLCPKKQEDSLGGAGGGDPSKAGALTQGMFWGPPQPPQPPPPPQQPSAAAKEGGVYPSFPMFWPASGSLPVPPYPAQSQAKAAATAVVVAAAAAAAAAAAEPLGLRGPGHVDLEGSEPSGSERSSATPQEGSGAAEGERCPSALSRAAAAVGEEDRSGDEALLAPLPLPRKGSYLSAFRPVVKDAESIAKLYGTREAYAGPRGCPGYLSPDFLSEGSSSYRSLSPGNETVGEPEVDVESNRFAEDEDEEDEAPVGDIQQSPPPPPPPPLLLPEAEESLAAAAGGGLAAVEKAAEPEESPSERTSSRGGYEVRGPPPNGGWVSSTCSSAEGPFSTTNSSRLSRLRESVVGAEKESRDGEETGEEGKASEGRGVFLSTELPKTAQRQLRRASGPRFGLPSSEEHLSSSSSCPQIPGRGGTSRGSAREGRESWDAEAYPSGREECPQALKAGASLGPPIAPYLCDPEKNDPDHEDNHSAAEDVESRKPSPSQRSVSQSSPTHAERGEEVTLLDVTGTQLGEKDLGALARDELQRLLQEQMDLRKKLEREFQSLKDNFQDQMKRELAYREEMVQQLQIVRDTLCNELDQERKARYAIQQKLKEAHDALHHFSCKMLTPRHCAGNCSFKPPLLPQ